Proteins encoded by one window of Pseudomonas sp. PSKL.D1:
- the urtE gene encoding urea ABC transporter ATP-binding subunit UrtE: MLKIDTLHQFYGGSHILRGLSFEAKIGEVTCLLGRNGVGKTTLLRCLMGLVPAREGSVEWEGKPITTLKPQQRVHAGIAYVPQGREIFPRLTVEENLLMGLSRFPAREAKEVPAFIYELFPVLEQMKQRRGGDLSGGQQQQLAIGRALASRPRLLILDEPTEGIQPSVIKEIGAVIRRLAERGDMAILLVEQFYDFAEELADQYLVMARGEIIQRGRGENMQAEGVRGLVTI; this comes from the coding sequence ATGCTGAAAATCGACACCCTGCACCAGTTCTACGGCGGCAGCCACATCCTGCGCGGCCTGTCCTTCGAAGCCAAAATCGGCGAAGTCACTTGCCTGCTGGGCCGCAACGGCGTGGGTAAAACCACCCTGCTGCGTTGCCTCATGGGCCTGGTACCGGCCCGCGAAGGCAGCGTTGAATGGGAAGGCAAACCCATCACCACGCTGAAGCCGCAACAGCGGGTTCACGCTGGCATCGCCTACGTGCCCCAGGGCCGTGAAATCTTCCCCCGGCTGACCGTGGAAGAGAACCTGTTGATGGGCCTGTCACGCTTCCCGGCCCGCGAGGCCAAGGAAGTGCCGGCCTTCATCTACGAATTGTTCCCGGTGCTGGAGCAGATGAAACAGCGCCGTGGCGGCGACCTTTCCGGCGGCCAGCAGCAACAGTTGGCCATCGGCCGCGCCCTGGCCAGCCGCCCGCGGTTGCTGATCCTCGATGAGCCCACCGAAGGCATTCAGCCGTCGGTCATCAAGGAAATCGGCGCAGTGATCCGCCGCCTGGCCGAACGCGGCGACATGGCCATTCTGCTGGTCGAGCAGTTCTATGACTTTGCCGAAGAGCTGGCCGACCAGTATCTGGTGATGGCCCGTGGCGAGATCATTCAGCGTGGCCGTGGTGAAAACATGCAAGCGGAGGGTGTACGCGGGCTGGTAACCATTTAA
- a CDS encoding GNAT family N-acetyltransferase — protein sequence MSYEIRDALPADVPGILDIYNDAVRNTTAIWNETPVDLANRQAWFEARAQQGYPILVAVDDTGVLGYASFGDWRPFEGFRQTVEHSVYIRSDQRGKGLGPVLMAGLIERARGCGKHVMVAAIESGNAASVRLHERLGFVVTGQMPQVGVKFGRWLDLTFMQLVLNPGAEPG from the coding sequence ATGAGTTACGAAATTCGCGACGCCTTGCCCGCCGATGTACCGGGCATTCTCGACATCTACAACGATGCCGTGCGCAACACAACGGCAATCTGGAATGAAACCCCGGTGGACCTGGCCAACCGCCAGGCCTGGTTTGAAGCACGGGCCCAGCAGGGTTACCCGATTCTGGTCGCCGTGGATGACACGGGCGTGCTGGGCTATGCATCGTTTGGCGACTGGCGGCCGTTCGAGGGTTTTCGGCAAACCGTGGAGCACTCGGTCTACATTCGCTCCGACCAGCGTGGCAAAGGGCTTGGGCCAGTGCTGATGGCAGGGTTGATCGAGCGGGCCCGGGGTTGTGGCAAGCATGTGATGGTCGCGGCCATCGAGAGTGGTAATGCGGCGTCGGTGCGGCTGCATGAGCGGCTGGGGTTTGTGGTGACCGGGCAGATGCCGCAGGTGGGGGTGAAGTTTGGGCGGTGGCTGGATTTGACGTTTATGCAGTTGGTGTTGAATCCGGGGGCTGAGCCTGGCTGA
- a CDS encoding chaperone modulator CbpM: protein MSSTLIVQLDMHTLCQEADITADYVIEIVEHGIVEPSGRTPEDWVFDDQAPLLAKRAVKLHQELELEWEGVALALELLQEVQQLRSENSMLKQRLGRFTQM, encoded by the coding sequence ATGAGCAGCACCCTGATCGTTCAACTGGACATGCATACCCTGTGTCAGGAGGCCGACATCACGGCCGACTACGTGATCGAAATCGTCGAGCACGGCATTGTTGAGCCTTCGGGGCGAACGCCGGAGGATTGGGTGTTCGATGACCAGGCGCCGTTGTTGGCAAAGCGAGCGGTCAAGCTGCATCAGGAACTTGAGCTGGAATGGGAAGGGGTGGCGCTGGCGCTGGAACTGCTGCAGGAGGTGCAGCAGTTGCGCAGTGAGAACAGCATGTTGAAACAGCGGTTGGGCAGGTTTACCCAGATGTGA
- the cbpA gene encoding curved DNA-binding protein → MDFKDYYKILGVEPTADEKAIKAAYRKLARKYHPDVSKERDAEDKFKEANEAYEVLGDAQKRAEFDEIRKYGGQHGRPFQAPPGWENRGGAGGGFEGGDFSDFFSSIFGARGGNPFGGGRSQQRSAGRRGQDVELELAIFLEETLSKESKQISFQVPQTNAAGQRTGFTTKTLNVKIPAGVTDGERIRLKGQGAPGSGGGANGDLFLTIRMAPHPLFDVEGHDLIITVPLAPWEAALGTKVAVPTLTGKINLTIRPDSQSGQRLRVPGMGLANKQGERGNLYAQLKVVMPPTSDASTRELWTKLSEKAAFNPRTQWSK, encoded by the coding sequence ATGGACTTCAAAGACTATTACAAGATACTCGGCGTAGAGCCCACGGCGGACGAGAAGGCGATCAAGGCCGCGTACCGCAAGCTGGCGCGCAAGTATCACCCCGACGTCAGCAAGGAGCGGGACGCCGAGGACAAATTCAAGGAGGCCAACGAGGCCTACGAAGTGCTGGGTGATGCCCAGAAGCGCGCCGAATTTGACGAGATCCGCAAATACGGTGGCCAGCATGGCCGGCCGTTCCAGGCCCCGCCGGGCTGGGAGAACCGTGGTGGTGCGGGCGGAGGCTTCGAGGGCGGCGATTTTTCTGACTTCTTCAGCTCGATTTTCGGCGCCCGTGGCGGCAACCCGTTCGGTGGTGGCCGCAGTCAACAACGTAGCGCCGGCAGGCGAGGGCAGGACGTGGAACTGGAACTGGCCATCTTCCTTGAAGAAACCCTGAGCAAGGAATCGAAGCAGATCAGCTTCCAGGTGCCGCAAACCAACGCGGCAGGCCAGCGCACCGGCTTCACCACCAAGACCCTGAACGTGAAGATCCCGGCCGGGGTGACCGACGGCGAGCGCATCCGCCTTAAGGGCCAGGGTGCGCCGGGCAGTGGTGGTGGCGCCAATGGCGACCTGTTCCTGACCATCCGCATGGCACCGCACCCGCTGTTCGATGTCGAAGGCCATGACCTGATCATCACCGTGCCGCTGGCACCGTGGGAGGCTGCGCTGGGCACCAAGGTTGCAGTACCGACCTTGACCGGCAAGATCAACCTGACCATCCGCCCCGACAGCCAGAGCGGCCAGCGCCTGCGCGTACCGGGCATGGGCCTGGCCAACAAGCAGGGCGAGCGCGGCAACCTTTATGCCCAGCTCAAGGTGGTCATGCCGCCGACATCCGACGCGTCTACCCGCGAACTGTGGACCAAGCTTTCCGAGAAGGCTGCGTTCAATCCGAGGACACAATGGAGTAAGTGA
- a CDS encoding Hsp70 family protein: MSDVSPARALGIDFGTSNSTVGWHRPGVESLIALEDGKITLPSVVFFNIEERRPVYGRLALHEYLEGYEGRLMRSLKSLLGSKLIKHDTSVLGSALPFKDLLGMFIGELKKRAETSAGHEFDQVVLGRPVFFVDEDPAADQEAEDTLAEVARKIGFKDVSFQYEPIAAAFDYESGISREELVLIVDIGGGTSDFTLIRLSPERHQVAERQSDILATGGVHIGGTDFDKQLSLQGVMPLFGYGSRMKSGALMPTSYHLNLATWHTINALYSQKSQLALGSMRYDIEDTLGIDRLFKLIEQRAGHWLAMEVEASKIELTDCESRRVDLGRVERELGVDLTRAVFEGAIEGLLERVRGSVSELLAKAGVSEGQVDTVFFTGGSSGIPALRNSVAAMLPNARHVEGNIFGSIGSGLAIEARKRYGSV, translated from the coding sequence ATGTCTGACGTATCACCGGCCCGTGCCCTTGGCATCGACTTCGGCACCTCCAACTCCACGGTCGGCTGGCACCGCCCGGGCGTCGAATCGCTGATTGCCCTGGAAGACGGCAAGATCACCTTGCCTTCGGTGGTGTTCTTCAACATCGAGGAACGTCGCCCGGTGTACGGCCGCCTGGCCCTGCACGAGTACCTGGAGGGCTACGAAGGCCGCCTGATGCGCTCGCTCAAGAGCCTGCTCGGCTCCAAGCTGATCAAACATGATACCAGCGTGCTGGGCAGCGCCCTGCCCTTCAAGGACTTGCTTGGCATGTTCATCGGCGAGCTGAAAAAGCGCGCCGAAACTTCTGCAGGCCACGAATTCGACCAGGTGGTGCTGGGCCGCCCGGTGTTTTTCGTCGACGAAGACCCGGCTGCTGACCAGGAGGCCGAAGACACCCTGGCCGAAGTGGCCCGCAAGATCGGCTTCAAAGACGTGTCGTTCCAGTACGAACCCATTGCCGCGGCGTTCGACTATGAATCCGGCATCAGCCGTGAAGAACTGGTACTGATTGTCGATATCGGCGGTGGTACTTCGGACTTTACCCTCATCCGCCTGTCACCCGAGCGCCACCAGGTGGCCGAGCGCCAGAGCGACATCCTGGCCACCGGCGGCGTGCACATCGGCGGTACCGACTTCGACAAGCAGCTGAGCCTGCAAGGCGTAATGCCGCTGTTCGGCTACGGCAGCCGCATGAAAAGCGGCGCACTCATGCCCACCAGCTATCACCTCAACCTGGCCACCTGGCACACCATCAACGCCCTGTACTCGCAGAAGTCGCAGCTGGCCTTGGGCAGCATGCGCTACGACATCGAAGACACGCTGGGCATCGACCGCCTGTTCAAGCTGATCGAGCAGCGCGCCGGGCACTGGCTGGCGATGGAAGTGGAGGCCAGCAAGATCGAACTCACCGACTGCGAAAGCCGCCGTGTAGACCTCGGCCGTGTGGAGCGCGAACTGGGTGTGGACCTGACCCGTGCCGTGTTCGAAGGTGCCATTGAAGGTTTGCTGGAGCGGGTACGCGGTAGCGTCAGCGAACTGTTGGCCAAGGCAGGTGTGAGTGAGGGCCAGGTTGACACGGTGTTCTTCACCGGCGGTTCGAGCGGGATTCCGGCTTTGCGTAACAGTGTTGCGGCGATGCTGCCGAATGCGCGGCATGTCGAAGGGAACATCTTTGGCAGCATTGGTAGCGGGTTGGCGATTGAGGCGCGCAAGCGGTACGGATCGGTCTGA
- a CDS encoding AI-2E family transporter, whose amino-acid sequence MTFTPRQVTLASWIIVFAGLLLALPLKLLPSLLAGLLVFELVNMLTPRLQPVIAGQRARWLAVALLGTLVVSTLTLLIAGAFSFLLHEAENPGASLDKFMALVERARGQLPPFIEGYLPASAAEFKVAIGEWIRSHLSDLQLVGKGMAHMFVTLLIGMILGAIVALQRIPDISRRKPLAAALFERLSLLVQAFRNIVFAQIKISLLNTAFTGIFLAVVLPLFGVHLPLTKTLIVLTFLLGLLPVIGNLMSNTLITIVGLSLSIWVAAAALGYLIVIHKVEYFLNARIVGGQISAKAWELLLAMLVFEAAFGLPGVVAGPVYYAYLKSELKRAELV is encoded by the coding sequence ATGACCTTCACCCCCCGCCAGGTCACCCTGGCCAGCTGGATCATCGTATTTGCCGGCCTGCTGCTGGCGCTGCCCCTGAAACTGCTGCCCAGCCTGCTGGCCGGGCTGCTGGTGTTCGAACTGGTCAATATGCTCACGCCACGCCTGCAGCCGGTGATTGCCGGGCAGCGCGCGCGTTGGTTGGCTGTTGCCCTGCTTGGCACGCTGGTGGTCAGCACCCTGACCTTGCTGATAGCCGGGGCATTCAGCTTCCTGCTGCACGAGGCGGAAAACCCGGGCGCCTCGCTGGACAAGTTCATGGCCTTGGTCGAGCGTGCCCGTGGCCAGCTGCCGCCGTTCATCGAAGGTTACCTGCCGGCCAGTGCGGCGGAGTTCAAGGTGGCCATCGGGGAATGGATCAGGAGCCACCTGAGCGACCTGCAACTGGTCGGCAAGGGCATGGCGCATATGTTCGTGACCTTGCTGATTGGCATGATCCTCGGCGCGATCGTTGCGCTGCAGCGCATTCCGGACATTTCACGGCGCAAACCGTTGGCGGCTGCGTTATTCGAGCGCCTGAGCCTGCTGGTGCAAGCGTTTCGCAACATCGTTTTCGCGCAGATCAAGATTTCGCTGTTGAATACGGCGTTCACGGGCATCTTCCTGGCGGTGGTTCTGCCGCTGTTTGGCGTGCACCTGCCGCTGACCAAGACGCTGATCGTGCTGACCTTTTTGCTGGGGCTGCTGCCGGTGATCGGCAACCTGATGTCCAACACCCTGATCACGATTGTCGGCCTGTCGCTTTCGATTTGGGTTGCGGCGGCTGCGCTGGGGTATTTGATCGTTATCCACAAGGTCGAGTATTTCCTCAACGCGCGGATCGTGGGTGGGCAGATCAGTGCCAAGGCGTGGGAGCTGTTGCTGGCGATGCTGGTGTTCGAGGCGGCGTTCGGGTTGCCGGGAGTGGTGGCGGGGCCGGTTTATTATGCCTACCTGAAGAGCGAGTTGAAGCGGGCGGAGCTGGTTTGA
- a CDS encoding PsiF family protein, producing MKMLHVPLLALAVLFSAQGFAATAQQQKMTTCNADATAKALKGDERKAFMSTCLKKDVPQTQQEKMKTCNADASTKALKGDERKAFMSDCLKKK from the coding sequence ATGAAGATGCTGCACGTGCCATTGCTGGCGTTGGCTGTGTTGTTCAGTGCGCAAGGCTTTGCTGCCACCGCACAACAGCAGAAGATGACAACCTGCAACGCCGACGCCACTGCCAAGGCCCTCAAAGGTGATGAGCGCAAAGCCTTCATGAGCACCTGTCTGAAGAAGGACGTGCCGCAAACCCAGCAGGAAAAAATGAAGACCTGCAACGCCGACGCCAGCACCAAGGCCCTCAAGGGTGACGAGCGCAAGGCTTTCATGAGCGACTGCCTGAAGAAGAAATGA
- a CDS encoding esterase/lipase family protein has translation MQQELATRYPLVLVPGMLGFVRLVLYPYWFGIVPALRKGGAQVFPVQISPLHASEVRGEQLLAIIEDICQRTGAEKVNLIGHSQGALSARYAAAKRPDRVASVTSVAGPNHGSELADHLARTAPGDSPQGRILRAVLHGLAVLLVWLETGWRRDPLPIDVHASHQSLTSPGVALFNQAYPQGLPTTWGGEGPGEVNGVRYYSWSGTLQPGITDQGRNRFDGSNRFCRLFARSFVKEKGQCDGMVGRFSSHLGQVIGDDYPLDHLDIVNQSLGAVGKGAEPVRLFTEHAARLKAAGL, from the coding sequence ATGCAACAGGAACTGGCAACGCGATACCCTCTGGTGCTGGTGCCGGGCATGCTCGGTTTTGTCCGGCTGGTGCTTTACCCTTACTGGTTCGGCATCGTGCCGGCCTTGCGCAAAGGCGGGGCACAGGTATTCCCCGTGCAGATTTCGCCGTTGCACGCCAGCGAAGTACGGGGTGAGCAGTTACTGGCGATCATCGAGGACATCTGCCAGCGCACGGGTGCCGAAAAGGTCAACCTGATTGGCCATAGCCAAGGTGCGTTGAGTGCCCGTTACGCGGCAGCCAAGCGCCCGGATCGCGTTGCGTCGGTGACTTCGGTGGCCGGCCCCAACCATGGTTCGGAGCTGGCCGACCACCTGGCACGCACGGCGCCGGGTGACTCACCCCAAGGGCGCATCCTCAGGGCGGTGCTGCATGGCCTGGCCGTGCTGCTGGTGTGGCTCGAAACCGGCTGGCGTCGTGATCCGCTGCCCATCGACGTGCACGCCTCGCACCAGTCGCTGACCAGCCCTGGGGTAGCGCTGTTCAACCAGGCTTATCCACAGGGCCTGCCGACCACGTGGGGCGGCGAGGGGCCGGGCGAGGTCAATGGCGTGCGCTACTACTCCTGGTCGGGCACCTTGCAGCCAGGCATCACCGACCAGGGCCGCAATCGTTTTGATGGCAGCAACCGCTTCTGCCGCCTGTTTGCACGCAGCTTCGTCAAGGAAAAGGGCCAGTGTGACGGCATGGTCGGGCGTTTCAGCTCGCACCTTGGCCAAGTGATTGGTGACGACTACCCGCTAGACCACCTCGACATCGTCAACCAGTCTCTCGGCGCGGTAGGCAAGGGTGCCGAACCTGTGCGTTTGTTTACCGAGCACGCTGCACGCCTGAAGGCTGCCGGGCTGTAG
- the osmE gene encoding osmotically-inducible lipoprotein OsmE, with the protein MYKQTLAILLASATLAACGSRPENPVDYVTYRDEPLVKQVENGMTMQKVIAIGGSPSNVIDLPHGGTCNDYILNRDGHQQPYYVRFDATGHVDAKGFKTCKQREEDSDAVKGA; encoded by the coding sequence ATGTACAAACAGACCCTGGCAATCCTTCTGGCAAGCGCAACCCTGGCCGCCTGCGGCAGCCGCCCGGAAAACCCGGTGGATTACGTCACCTACCGCGACGAGCCGCTGGTCAAGCAGGTGGAAAATGGCATGACCATGCAGAAGGTCATTGCCATCGGCGGCAGCCCATCCAACGTGATCGACCTGCCCCATGGCGGCACCTGCAACGACTACATCCTCAACCGCGACGGCCACCAGCAGCCTTACTACGTGCGCTTCGACGCCACCGGCCACGTGGATGCCAAGGGCTTCAAGACCTGTAAACAACGTGAAGAGGACAGCGATGCCGTAAAAGGCGCGTAA
- a CDS encoding ferritin-like domain-containing protein has translation MSNVELTDVQTLRKRARQHVEDGAVTEGYQADRQEILRLLNESLATELVCVLRYKRHYFMASGIKASVAAAEFLEHATQEAEHADKLAERIVQLGGEPDFNPDNLTKNSHAQYVAGSSLKEMVLEDLVAERIAIDSYREIIQYIGDKDPTTRRIFEDILAQEEEHADDMSDLLQGL, from the coding sequence ATGAGCAATGTTGAACTGACCGATGTGCAAACCCTGCGCAAGCGCGCCCGCCAGCATGTAGAAGATGGCGCGGTGACCGAGGGCTACCAGGCGGATCGCCAAGAGATCCTGCGCCTGCTGAATGAGTCGCTGGCAACCGAACTGGTTTGCGTGCTGCGCTACAAGCGCCACTACTTCATGGCCAGCGGTATCAAGGCGAGCGTGGCGGCCGCGGAATTCCTGGAGCATGCCACCCAGGAAGCCGAGCACGCCGACAAGCTGGCCGAGCGCATCGTGCAGTTGGGTGGCGAGCCGGATTTCAACCCGGACAACCTGACCAAGAATTCCCACGCCCAGTACGTGGCGGGCAGTTCACTAAAAGAGATGGTGCTGGAAGACCTGGTGGCCGAGCGGATTGCGATCGACAGCTACCGGGAAATCATTCAGTACATTGGTGACAAGGACCCGACCACGCGACGCATCTTCGAGGACATTCTGGCGCAGGAAGAAGAGCACGCAGACGACATGTCGGATTTGCTGCAGGGGCTGTGA
- a CDS encoding LON peptidase substrate-binding domain-containing protein → MTLPLFPLNTVLFPGCLLDLQIFEARYLDMIGRCMKQGAGFGVVCIVEGEQVGKAPPVVASIGCEAMIRDFVQQDNGLLGIRVEGVRRFELSQTEVQKDQLLVGEVSWLPEQPDSPLTEHDDDLLALLVALGEHPMVEALDMPREVDGRQALANQLAYLLPFMEEDKLDLLAIDSPQQRLEEIQKLLERIQGELFA, encoded by the coding sequence ATGACGCTACCGCTGTTTCCCCTGAATACCGTGCTGTTTCCCGGGTGCCTGCTGGATTTGCAGATCTTCGAGGCGCGCTACCTGGACATGATCGGCCGTTGCATGAAGCAGGGCGCCGGTTTTGGCGTGGTGTGCATTGTCGAAGGCGAACAGGTTGGCAAAGCACCACCCGTGGTGGCATCGATCGGCTGCGAAGCGATGATTCGCGATTTCGTGCAGCAGGATAACGGCCTGCTGGGTATACGTGTTGAGGGTGTGCGGCGCTTTGAGCTGAGCCAGACCGAGGTGCAGAAGGACCAGCTGCTGGTAGGGGAGGTGAGTTGGTTGCCAGAGCAGCCAGACAGCCCCTTGACCGAGCACGATGACGACCTGCTGGCGCTGTTGGTGGCGCTTGGCGAGCACCCGATGGTCGAGGCCCTGGACATGCCGCGCGAGGTCGATGGGCGCCAGGCGTTGGCCAATCAGCTGGCGTATCTGTTGCCGTTCATGGAAGAGGACAAGCTCGATTTGCTGGCGATCGATTCACCCCAGCAGCGGCTGGAAGAAATCCAGAAGCTGCTGGAGCGGATTCAGGGCGAACTGTTCGCCTGA
- a CDS encoding LrgB family protein, with protein MMFDWHGAIDAVVHHPLFGIGITLGAYQIVLAAYEKTRWIFLQPVLVSMLVVIGVLLVCGIDYSEYRKSTEIMNILLGPATVALAVPLYLNLRRIRQLFWPTFTTLVIGGLFATLCCLLLGWWFGAEHMILMTMAPKSVTSPIAMLVAEQIGGVAALAAVFVLITGVIGAIFGPALLSRFGVHSPEARGMSLGVTAHAVGTSVALQESDECGAFAALAMSLMGVATAVFLPLAVSLVA; from the coding sequence ATGATGTTCGACTGGCATGGCGCTATTGATGCCGTGGTGCACCACCCGTTGTTCGGCATTGGCATTACCTTGGGGGCGTACCAGATCGTGCTCGCCGCCTACGAGAAAACCCGCTGGATCTTCCTGCAGCCGGTGCTGGTTTCGATGCTGGTGGTGATCGGTGTGTTGCTGGTGTGCGGCATCGACTACAGCGAGTACCGCAAAAGCACCGAAATCATGAACATCCTGCTGGGGCCTGCCACCGTGGCCCTTGCCGTACCGCTCTACCTCAACCTGCGGCGTATCCGCCAACTGTTCTGGCCCACATTTACTACGCTGGTAATCGGGGGCCTGTTCGCCACCCTTTGCTGCCTGTTGCTGGGCTGGTGGTTTGGTGCCGAGCACATGATCCTCATGACCATGGCGCCCAAGTCGGTGACCTCGCCGATCGCCATGCTGGTAGCGGAGCAAATTGGTGGCGTGGCAGCATTGGCCGCCGTGTTCGTGCTGATCACGGGGGTGATCGGGGCAATATTCGGCCCGGCGCTGTTGAGCCGCTTTGGTGTACACAGCCCCGAGGCGCGTGGTATGTCGCTGGGCGTTACGGCACATGCCGTGGGCACTTCGGTGGCCCTGCAGGAAAGTGACGAGTGCGGCGCATTTGCCGCGTTGGCGATGAGCCTGATGGGGGTGGCCACGGCGGTGTTCCTGCCGTTGGCGGTCAGCCTGGTGGCTTGA
- a CDS encoding CidA/LrgA family protein, translated as MLLRGLTWLVLFQLLGTAINHLFVPILPGPIIGLLLLLAFLMARGEVGKPLNEAAGSLLRYLPLLLVPPAVGVMVYAKDIAADFWAIVGALLISCLVTLVFVGVLMQKLMHRQGKGEEQP; from the coding sequence ATGCTGTTGCGTGGTTTGACCTGGCTGGTGTTGTTTCAATTGCTGGGGACGGCGATCAATCACCTGTTCGTACCGATTCTGCCGGGCCCGATCATCGGCCTGCTGCTGTTGTTGGCCTTTCTCATGGCCAGGGGCGAAGTGGGCAAGCCTTTGAATGAGGCGGCTGGCAGCTTGCTGCGTTACCTGCCATTGCTGTTGGTGCCGCCTGCCGTGGGGGTGATGGTCTATGCCAAGGACATCGCTGCAGATTTTTGGGCCATTGTCGGTGCCTTGCTGATCTCTTGCCTGGTCACCTTGGTGTTCGTTGGTGTGTTGATGCAAAAACTCATGCATCGCCAGGGCAAAGGTGAGGAGCAGCCATGA
- a CDS encoding MaoC family dehydratase, with translation MPYVPVNELSQYVGKELGRSDWLTIDQERINLFAEATGDFQFIHVDPVKAAKTPFGSTIAHGFLTLSLIPKLMEDILVLPEGLKMVVNYGLDSVRFIQPVKVDSKVRLKVDLGEVTEKKPGQWLLKATVTLEIEGEEKPAYIAEPLSLCFV, from the coding sequence ATGCCCTATGTACCGGTTAACGAGCTGTCGCAGTACGTTGGAAAGGAACTGGGACGTTCCGATTGGCTGACGATCGATCAGGAGCGCATCAATTTGTTCGCCGAGGCCACCGGTGATTTCCAGTTCATTCATGTGGACCCGGTCAAGGCGGCTAAAACACCTTTCGGCTCCACCATTGCCCACGGGTTCCTCACCCTCTCGCTGATCCCCAAGCTGATGGAAGACATCCTCGTATTGCCCGAAGGGCTGAAGATGGTCGTCAACTACGGTTTGGACAGTGTGCGATTCATTCAGCCAGTGAAGGTAGACAGCAAGGTGCGCCTGAAGGTGGACCTGGGTGAGGTGACCGAAAAGAAGCCGGGGCAGTGGTTGCTCAAGGCAACGGTGACACTGGAAATTGAAGGCGAAGAAAAGCCGGCCTACATTGCGGAACCGCTGTCGCTCTGCTTCGTCTGA